Proteins from one Ramlibacter sp. PS4R-6 genomic window:
- the infB gene encoding translation initiation factor IF-2, with protein MSSTTVAEFAAELKKSPDTLLEQLKSAGVAKSAASDSLSETDKQKLLGYLKAAHGTAAAPERKKITLTKKSTSEIKQADASGKARTIQVEVRKKRTFVKREEGGDTAVIEAPEQEAPQPSAPRVDEAELARREEEARRQAELIRRQEEDLAEKRRLREETERREREAEERAVAHAASEDAKREKVQSDQATATKEAGEAQAARAAAHAEARAKADAASKARAEEEAARMTDLADRRKKAEAEAAAIRSMMSTPKKVLVAKKPEEAKPAAKPGDAKPAAKGTLHKPTVTRPGTQAPAPAAPGANKEVKSAKLSSSWASDPSKKKAIPTRGDATGGVGRNSWRGGPRGRRGDRGDHRDDQAQAAPVEQRVIEVHVPETITVAELAHKMSVKASEVIKQLMKLGQMVTINQPLDQDTAMILVEEMGHKALPAALDDPEAFTQEDVSTEAEAKPRAPVVTVMGHVDHGKTSLLDYIRRTKVAAGEAGGITQHIGAYHVDTPRGSITFLDTPGHEAFTAMRARGAQATDIVILVVAADDGVMPQTKEAVKHAKAAGVPIVVAVNKIDKPGANPDRVKQELVGEEVVPEDYGGDSPFVNVSALTGQGVEELLEQVLLQAEVLELKAPVDTMAKGLVVEAQLDKGRGPVATVLVQSGTLKIGDVVLAGQTYGRVRAMLDEDGKAIKDAGPSMPVEIQGLTEVPQAGDEFMVLTDERRAREIATYRAGKFRNTKLAKQQAAKLENMFTDMTAGEVKVVPIIVKSDVQGSQEALSQSLLKLSTEEVKVQLVYAAVGAISESDINLAIASKAIVIGFNVRADAGARKLAENNGIDIRYYNIIYDAVDELKAAMSGMLAPEKREEVIGSAEIRTVFVASKIGTVAGCMVTSGMVTRSSHFRLLRDNVVIYTGEIESLKRLKDDVREVKEGFECGIKLKGYNDIKEGDQLEFFEVKEVARTL; from the coding sequence ATGTCCAGTACCACCGTCGCCGAGTTCGCCGCAGAACTCAAGAAATCTCCCGACACCCTGCTCGAGCAGCTGAAGAGCGCGGGCGTGGCCAAGTCGGCCGCGTCCGATTCGCTGTCGGAAACCGACAAGCAGAAGCTGCTCGGCTACCTGAAGGCCGCGCACGGCACCGCCGCCGCGCCCGAGCGCAAGAAGATCACGCTGACCAAGAAGTCGACCAGCGAGATCAAGCAGGCCGACGCCAGCGGCAAGGCCCGCACCATCCAGGTGGAAGTGCGCAAGAAGCGCACCTTCGTCAAGCGCGAGGAAGGCGGCGACACCGCCGTCATCGAAGCGCCCGAGCAGGAAGCCCCGCAGCCCTCCGCGCCGCGCGTGGACGAGGCCGAGCTGGCCCGCCGCGAGGAAGAAGCGCGCCGCCAGGCCGAGCTGATCCGCCGCCAGGAAGAAGACCTGGCGGAAAAGCGCCGCCTGCGCGAGGAAACGGAAAGGCGCGAGCGCGAAGCCGAGGAGCGTGCCGTGGCGCACGCCGCGAGCGAGGACGCGAAAAGGGAGAAGGTGCAGTCGGACCAGGCCACCGCTACCAAGGAAGCGGGGGAAGCGCAGGCCGCCCGCGCTGCCGCGCATGCCGAGGCGCGCGCGAAGGCGGACGCCGCGTCCAAGGCACGAGCCGAGGAAGAAGCGGCGCGCATGACCGACCTGGCCGACCGCCGCAAGAAGGCCGAAGCCGAAGCCGCCGCCATCCGCTCGATGATGTCCACGCCGAAGAAGGTGCTGGTGGCGAAGAAGCCCGAGGAGGCCAAGCCCGCCGCGAAGCCGGGCGATGCCAAGCCGGCCGCCAAGGGCACGCTGCACAAGCCTACGGTGACCCGTCCCGGCACGCAGGCGCCGGCGCCGGCGGCGCCGGGCGCGAACAAGGAAGTCAAGTCGGCCAAGCTCTCGTCGAGCTGGGCCAGTGACCCGTCCAAGAAGAAGGCCATCCCCACGCGTGGCGATGCCACCGGCGGCGTGGGCCGCAATTCGTGGCGCGGCGGCCCGCGCGGCCGCCGTGGCGACCGCGGCGACCACCGCGACGACCAGGCGCAAGCCGCGCCGGTCGAGCAGCGCGTGATCGAGGTGCACGTGCCGGAGACGATCACCGTCGCCGAGCTCGCGCACAAGATGTCGGTCAAGGCGTCCGAGGTGATCAAGCAGCTGATGAAGCTGGGCCAGATGGTCACCATCAACCAGCCGCTGGACCAGGACACGGCCATGATCCTGGTCGAGGAAATGGGCCACAAGGCCCTGCCCGCGGCGCTGGACGACCCCGAAGCCTTCACGCAGGAAGACGTGAGCACGGAAGCCGAGGCGAAGCCGCGCGCTCCCGTCGTCACCGTCATGGGCCACGTCGACCACGGCAAGACCTCGCTGCTGGACTACATCCGCCGCACCAAAGTCGCGGCGGGCGAAGCCGGCGGCATCACGCAGCACATCGGCGCCTACCACGTCGATACGCCGCGCGGCTCGATCACGTTCCTCGACACGCCGGGCCACGAGGCTTTCACGGCGATGCGCGCACGCGGTGCGCAGGCCACGGACATCGTGATCCTGGTGGTCGCGGCCGACGACGGCGTCATGCCGCAGACCAAGGAAGCCGTGAAGCACGCCAAGGCGGCGGGCGTCCCGATCGTGGTCGCGGTGAACAAGATCGACAAGCCGGGCGCCAACCCCGACCGCGTCAAGCAGGAACTCGTGGGCGAGGAAGTCGTGCCCGAGGACTACGGCGGGGATTCGCCGTTCGTCAACGTCTCCGCCCTCACGGGCCAGGGCGTCGAGGAACTGCTCGAGCAGGTGCTGCTGCAGGCCGAAGTGCTGGAGCTGAAGGCGCCCGTCGACACGATGGCCAAGGGCCTCGTGGTCGAGGCGCAGCTGGACAAGGGCCGCGGCCCGGTCGCCACCGTGCTGGTGCAATCCGGCACGCTGAAGATCGGCGACGTGGTGCTCGCGGGCCAGACGTACGGCCGCGTGCGCGCCATGCTCGACGAAGACGGCAAGGCCATCAAGGATGCCGGCCCGTCGATGCCCGTGGAGATCCAGGGCCTGACCGAGGTGCCGCAAGCCGGCGACGAGTTCATGGTGCTGACCGACGAGCGCCGTGCGCGCGAGATCGCGACCTACCGCGCCGGCAAGTTCCGCAACACGAAGCTGGCCAAGCAGCAGGCCGCCAAGCTGGAGAACATGTTCACGGACATGACCGCCGGCGAGGTGAAGGTGGTGCCCATCATCGTCAAGTCGGACGTGCAGGGCTCGCAGGAAGCGCTGTCGCAGTCGCTGCTGAAGCTCTCGACCGAGGAGGTCAAGGTCCAGCTCGTGTACGCGGCCGTCGGCGCCATCTCCGAGTCGGACATCAACCTGGCCATCGCCTCGAAGGCGATCGTGATCGGCTTCAACGTGCGCGCCGATGCCGGTGCGCGCAAGCTGGCCGAGAACAACGGCATCGACATCCGCTATTACAACATCATCTACGACGCCGTCGACGAGCTGAAGGCCGCGATGTCGGGGATGCTGGCACCCGAGAAACGCGAGGAAGTCATCGGCTCCGCCGAGATCCGCACGGTGTTCGTGGCGTCCAAGATCGGCACGGTGGCCGGCTGCATGGTCACGTCGGGCATGGTCACCCGCAGCTCGCACTTCCGCCTGCTGCGCGACAACGTGGTGATCTACACCGGCGAGATCGAGTCGCTCAAGCGCCTGAAGGACGACGTGCGCGAGGTCAAGGAAGGCTTCGAGTGCGGCATCAAGCTCAAGGGCTACAACGACATCAAGGAAGGCGACCAGCTCGAGTTCTTCGAAGTCAAGGAAGTCGCCCGTACGCTGTAA
- the nusA gene encoding transcription termination factor NusA produces MNRELLMLVEAISREKNVERDVVFGAVESALAQATKKLYEGDVDIRVAIDRDSGAYETFRRWLVVPDEQGLQNPDAEEMLMDAKERVEDVEPGDYIEEPVESVPIGRIGAMAAKQVILQKIRDAEREMLLNDFMSRGDKIFVGTVKRMDKGDIIVESGRVEGRLRRSEMIPKENLRNGDRVRAMIMEVDLTLRGAPIILSRAAPEFMIELFRQEVPEIEQGLLEIKSCARDPGSRAKIAVVSHDKRVDPIGTCVGVRGSRVNAVTNELAGERVDIVLWSDDPAQFVIGALAPANVTSIVVDEEKHAMDVVVDEENLAIAIGRGGQNVRLASELTGWKINIMDANESAQKQAEESSGIRQLFMEKLDVDEEIADILISEGFTSLEEVAYVPIQEMLEIEAFDEDTVNELRARAKDALLTMEIAREESVEEVSQDLRDLEGLNPQLIAKLAENGVHTRDDLADLAVDELTEITAQSEDEAKALIMKAREHWFTGAAAATHE; encoded by the coding sequence ATGAACCGCGAACTGTTGATGCTGGTGGAAGCCATTTCGCGCGAGAAGAACGTCGAGCGCGATGTCGTGTTCGGCGCGGTGGAGTCCGCCCTGGCGCAGGCCACCAAGAAGCTGTACGAAGGCGACGTCGACATCCGCGTGGCGATCGACCGCGACAGCGGCGCCTACGAGACCTTCCGCCGCTGGCTGGTGGTGCCCGACGAGCAGGGCCTGCAGAACCCCGACGCCGAAGAGATGCTGATGGACGCCAAGGAGCGCGTCGAGGACGTCGAGCCGGGCGACTACATCGAGGAGCCGGTGGAATCCGTGCCGATCGGCCGCATCGGCGCCATGGCCGCCAAGCAGGTGATCCTGCAGAAGATCCGCGACGCCGAGCGCGAGATGCTGCTGAACGACTTCATGTCGCGCGGCGACAAGATCTTCGTGGGCACCGTCAAGCGCATGGACAAGGGCGACATCATCGTCGAGTCGGGCCGCGTCGAAGGGCGCCTGCGCCGCAGCGAGATGATCCCCAAGGAGAACCTGCGCAACGGCGACCGCGTCCGCGCCATGATCATGGAGGTGGACCTGACGCTGCGCGGCGCGCCCATCATCCTGTCGCGCGCGGCGCCCGAGTTCATGATCGAGCTGTTCCGCCAGGAAGTGCCCGAGATCGAGCAGGGCCTGCTGGAGATCAAGAGCTGCGCCCGCGACCCGGGTTCGCGCGCCAAGATCGCCGTGGTCTCGCACGACAAGCGCGTCGATCCCATCGGCACCTGTGTCGGCGTGCGCGGCTCGCGCGTGAACGCCGTGACCAACGAACTCGCCGGCGAGCGCGTCGACATCGTGCTGTGGTCGGACGACCCGGCGCAATTCGTGATCGGCGCGCTGGCGCCCGCGAACGTCACCTCCATCGTCGTCGACGAGGAGAAGCACGCCATGGACGTGGTGGTCGACGAGGAGAACCTCGCCATCGCCATCGGCCGCGGCGGCCAGAACGTGCGGCTCGCGTCCGAGCTCACGGGCTGGAAGATCAACATCATGGACGCGAACGAATCGGCGCAGAAGCAGGCCGAGGAGTCCTCGGGCATCCGCCAGCTCTTCATGGAAAAGCTGGACGTGGACGAGGAAATCGCCGACATCCTGATCTCCGAAGGCTTCACCAGCCTGGAAGAAGTGGCCTACGTGCCGATCCAGGAAATGCTGGAGATCGAGGCCTTCGACGAGGACACGGTGAACGAACTCCGTGCCCGCGCCAAGGACGCGCTCCTCACGATGGAGATCGCCCGCGAGGAGAGCGTCGAGGAAGTCTCGCAGGACCTGCGCGACCTCGAGGGCCTCAACCCGCAACTGATTGCCAAGCTCGCCGAGAACGGCGTGCACACCCGCGACGACCTGGCCGACCTGGCCGTCGACGAGCTCACCGAAATCACCGCCCAGTCCGAGGACGAGGCCAAGGCCCTGATCATGAAGGCGCGCGAGCACTGGTTCACCGGTGCGGCGGCGGCGACCCATGAATAA
- the rimP gene encoding ribosome maturation factor RimP yields the protein MALQDVVEQAVTGLGYDLVEVERSAGGLLRVTIDMPWKGRGAGEQSVNVEDCEKVSRQLQYALEVEAVDYKRLEVSSPGIDRPLRNESDFERFAGEVVDITLKQPMGEAGAGQVAANRKKFRGTLEKAGDRWQVVWSDAPEEKPGRRVSKKKQPAPLQALGFSLDELREARLASIVDFKGRKSRAQGEQ from the coding sequence TTGGCGCTGCAGGATGTCGTCGAGCAGGCCGTGACCGGGCTCGGTTACGACCTCGTGGAGGTGGAGCGATCCGCCGGGGGCCTGCTGCGCGTCACGATCGACATGCCCTGGAAGGGGCGGGGCGCCGGCGAACAGTCCGTGAACGTTGAGGACTGCGAGAAGGTCAGCCGCCAGCTGCAGTACGCGCTGGAAGTCGAGGCCGTCGACTACAAGCGCCTGGAAGTTTCGTCGCCGGGCATCGACCGCCCGCTCAGGAACGAAAGCGACTTCGAGCGCTTCGCCGGCGAGGTGGTCGACATCACGCTGAAGCAGCCCATGGGCGAGGCGGGCGCCGGCCAGGTGGCGGCGAACCGCAAGAAATTCCGCGGCACGCTGGAAAAAGCCGGCGACCGCTGGCAAGTGGTGTGGAGCGATGCGCCGGAAGAAAAGCCGGGGCGCCGCGTGAGCAAGAAGAAGCAGCCTGCCCCGTTGCAGGCATTGGGTTTTTCGCTGGACGAGCTCAGGGAAGCGCGTCTGGCGTCGATAGTGGATTTCAAGGGCCGAAAGTCCCGAGCGCAAGGAGAGCAGTGA
- the fabI gene encoding enoyl-ACP reductase FabI — protein sequence MGFLSGKKFLVTGVLSNRSIAYGIAKCCHAQGAELAFSYVGDRFKDRITEFAADFGSKLVFDCDVGDDAQIDQLFKDLSATWPKFDGFVHSIGFAPREAIAGNFLDGLTRENFRIAHDISAYSFPAMAKAALPYLNDKSALLTLTYLGALRAVPNYNTMGLAKASLEASVRYLAEAVGKLPDGRSIRVNGISAGPIKTLAASGIKDFSKLLGVVAGVAPLRRNVTIEDVGNVAAFLLSDLAAGVTSEITYVDGGFSHGAVALGD from the coding sequence ATGGGTTTCCTTTCGGGCAAGAAGTTCCTCGTCACCGGCGTGCTGTCCAACCGGTCCATCGCCTACGGCATCGCCAAGTGCTGCCACGCCCAAGGGGCCGAACTCGCGTTCAGCTACGTGGGCGACCGGTTCAAGGACCGCATCACGGAATTCGCCGCCGACTTCGGCTCGAAACTGGTCTTCGACTGCGACGTGGGCGATGACGCCCAGATCGACCAGCTCTTCAAGGACCTGTCGGCCACCTGGCCCAAATTCGACGGGTTCGTGCACAGCATCGGATTCGCTCCGCGCGAAGCCATCGCCGGCAACTTCCTCGACGGGCTGACCCGCGAGAACTTCCGCATCGCGCACGACATCAGCGCCTACAGCTTCCCGGCCATGGCCAAGGCCGCGCTGCCTTACCTCAACGACAAATCGGCACTGCTGACCTTGACCTACCTGGGCGCCCTGCGGGCCGTGCCCAACTACAACACCATGGGCCTGGCCAAGGCGTCGCTGGAGGCTTCGGTGCGCTACCTGGCCGAAGCGGTGGGCAAGCTGCCCGATGGCCGCTCCATCCGCGTCAACGGCATCAGCGCCGGCCCGATCAAGACCCTGGCCGCGAGCGGCATCAAGGATTTCTCCAAGCTCCTGGGCGTGGTGGCGGGCGTCGCGCCGTTGCGCCGCAACGTGACCATCGAGGATGTGGGGAACGTGGCCGCCTTCCTGCTGAGCGACCTGGCCGCCGGGGTGACCTCGGAGATCACCTACGTCGACGGCGGCTTCAGCCACGGGGCCGTGGCGCTGGGCGACTAG
- a CDS encoding LytR/AlgR family response regulator transcription factor, with product MNAPAKPLTAVIADDERLLREQLKTRLQAAWPDLQIIGEARDGNEALARADELRPDVMFLDIRMPGMTGIEAAREILALPGWQGEIVFVTAYDEYAVSAFEHGALDYLLKPVEPERLVQTAQRVKSRLARRAVPPPPTDEVALDSLLAKLSQLQQGITPRPSEPLRWIQATTGSTTKLIDVKDVLFFKSDEKYTRVQTRDQEAFIRTPIRELLPQLDPQQFWQIHRSAVVNLGAIAAVTRDDTGRQRVHIREHAEVLEVSRSFAHLFRAS from the coding sequence ATGAACGCCCCCGCCAAACCCCTGACGGCGGTGATCGCCGACGACGAGCGCCTGCTGCGCGAGCAGCTCAAGACCCGGCTGCAGGCGGCTTGGCCCGACCTGCAGATCATCGGCGAGGCCCGCGACGGCAACGAGGCCCTCGCCAGGGCCGACGAGCTGCGCCCCGACGTGATGTTCCTCGACATCCGCATGCCCGGCATGACGGGCATCGAGGCGGCGCGGGAGATCCTGGCGCTGCCCGGCTGGCAGGGCGAGATCGTCTTCGTGACGGCGTACGACGAATACGCCGTCTCCGCCTTCGAGCACGGCGCGCTCGATTACCTGCTCAAGCCGGTGGAGCCCGAACGCCTGGTCCAGACGGCGCAGCGCGTGAAGTCGCGCCTGGCCCGCCGCGCGGTCCCGCCGCCGCCCACCGACGAAGTGGCGCTGGACTCGCTGTTGGCCAAGCTGTCGCAGCTGCAGCAGGGCATCACGCCGCGGCCATCCGAGCCGCTGCGCTGGATCCAGGCCACGACGGGCAGCACCACGAAACTGATCGACGTGAAGGACGTGCTGTTCTTCAAGTCGGACGAGAAGTACACGCGGGTGCAGACCCGCGACCAGGAGGCGTTCATCCGCACGCCGATCCGCGAACTGCTGCCCCAATTGGACCCGCAGCAGTTCTGGCAGATCCACCGCAGCGCGGTGGTGAACCTGGGAGCCATTGCGGCGGTGACGCGCGACGACACCGGTCGCCAGCGTGTCCACATCCGCGAGCACGCCGAGGTGCTCGAGGTCAGCCGCAGCTTCGCCCACCTGTTCCGCGCGTCCTGA